Proteins encoded together in one Kitasatospora albolonga window:
- a CDS encoding AAA family ATPase, translating to MTPTAFHLPDRLSTKADPALIAADEEHFAALARSLEESVAELTGRLDAERRAPGGTGRQAMDRDAEIHRLTARLRTLHRFGLDLCLGRMVGEDGSAPVYVGRLGLTDGEGRRLLVDWRSPAAEPFFGATHARPMGLVSRRRYRWTGGLISDYWDEVFAPDALAGHGALDDQSAFIASLGSHRSERMRDVLGTIQADQDAIIRAGSRGALVVDGGPGTGKTVVALHRSAYLLYSDPRLSHHRGGVLFVGPSRPYLGYVSDVLPSLGEEGVRTCTLLDLVAEGATAVAETDPEVARLKSSAGLVRAVETAVRFYEEPPTEPLTVTTPWCDLRVTAADWAVAFGAAGPGAVHNEVRDQVWEELLTLLMEKYESDEAAPGLVRKALGQDRELLAAFDRAWPLLEAADLVGDLWSVPAYLRMCAPWLSRDEVRLLQRADAQAWTVADLPVLDAARQRLGDPEAARRGRRRRAAEAAERAGMDQVIDALLADETLADADVDSEGALVMLHGRDMRDALVDPGAFTGTEPDRLAGPFAHIVVDEAQELTDAEWQMLLVRCPSRSFTVVGDRAQARHGFTEPWRERLERVGLDRVTLASLTVNYRTPEEVMAEAEPVIRAVLPDANVPASVRSGGLPVVYGRVADLDAVLDTWLAAHPDGIACVIGDPAFRARPRVRSLTPELAKGLEFDLVVLVEPEAFGAGVAGAVDRYVAMTRATQELVVLTGS from the coding sequence GTGACCCCCACCGCCTTCCATCTCCCCGACCGCCTCTCCACCAAGGCCGACCCGGCGCTGATCGCCGCCGACGAGGAGCACTTCGCGGCCCTCGCGCGGTCCCTGGAGGAGTCGGTCGCCGAGCTGACCGGCCGCCTGGACGCGGAGCGCAGAGCGCCCGGCGGCACGGGGCGGCAGGCGATGGACCGGGACGCCGAGATCCACCGGCTGACCGCCCGTCTGCGCACCCTGCACCGCTTCGGCCTCGACCTGTGCCTCGGGCGCATGGTGGGTGAGGACGGCTCCGCGCCCGTGTACGTCGGCCGGCTCGGCCTCACCGACGGCGAGGGCCGGCGGCTGCTGGTCGACTGGCGCTCCCCCGCCGCCGAGCCGTTCTTCGGCGCCACCCACGCCCGGCCGATGGGCCTGGTGAGCCGCCGCAGATACCGCTGGACCGGCGGCCTGATCAGCGACTACTGGGACGAGGTGTTCGCCCCGGACGCCCTCGCCGGACACGGGGCGCTCGACGACCAGTCGGCGTTCATCGCCAGTCTCGGTTCCCACCGTTCGGAGCGGATGCGGGACGTGCTCGGCACCATCCAGGCCGACCAGGACGCCATCATCCGCGCGGGCTCGCGGGGCGCGCTCGTCGTGGACGGCGGGCCCGGTACGGGAAAGACGGTGGTGGCCCTGCACCGGTCCGCGTACCTCCTGTACTCCGACCCCCGGCTGAGCCACCACCGGGGCGGGGTCCTGTTCGTCGGCCCGTCCCGGCCCTATCTGGGGTACGTCTCCGATGTGCTCCCGAGCCTCGGGGAGGAGGGGGTCCGGACCTGCACCCTGCTCGATCTGGTGGCGGAGGGCGCCACGGCGGTGGCCGAGACCGATCCCGAGGTGGCCCGGCTGAAGTCCTCTGCCGGGCTGGTGAGGGCGGTCGAGACGGCCGTCCGGTTCTACGAGGAGCCGCCCACCGAGCCCCTGACCGTCACGACACCCTGGTGCGACCTCCGGGTGACCGCCGCCGACTGGGCGGTGGCGTTCGGGGCGGCCGGGCCCGGGGCCGTGCACAACGAGGTGCGCGACCAGGTGTGGGAGGAGCTGCTCACGCTCCTCATGGAGAAGTACGAGAGTGACGAGGCGGCTCCCGGCCTGGTCCGGAAGGCGCTGGGGCAGGACCGGGAGCTGCTCGCCGCCTTCGACCGGGCGTGGCCGCTGCTGGAGGCGGCCGATCTCGTCGGTGACCTGTGGTCGGTGCCCGCGTACCTCCGTATGTGCGCCCCCTGGCTGAGCCGGGACGAGGTCCGGCTGTTGCAGCGCGCGGACGCGCAGGCGTGGACCGTGGCCGATCTGCCGGTCCTGGACGCGGCGCGGCAGCGGCTCGGTGACCCGGAGGCGGCCCGGCGCGGGCGTCGTCGGAGGGCGGCCGAGGCGGCCGAGCGCGCGGGCATGGACCAGGTCATCGACGCGCTGCTCGCGGACGAGACGCTGGCCGACGCCGATGTCGACAGCGAGGGCGCGTTGGTCATGCTGCACGGCCGGGACATGAGGGACGCCCTGGTCGACCCGGGCGCCTTCACCGGCACGGAACCGGACCGGCTCGCGGGCCCGTTCGCGCACATCGTGGTGGACGAGGCGCAGGAGCTGACCGACGCCGAGTGGCAGATGCTGCTGGTGCGGTGCCCGTCGCGGAGCTTCACGGTCGTCGGGGACCGTGCCCAGGCCCGGCACGGGTTCACCGAACCGTGGCGGGAGCGGCTGGAGCGGGTCGGGCTCGACCGGGTGACCCTCGCCTCCCTGACCGTCAACTACCGGACACCGGAGGAGGTGATGGCGGAGGCCGAGCCGGTGATCCGGGCCGTGCTGCCGGACGCCAATGTGCCCGCCTCGGTCCGTTCCGGCGGGCTGCCGGTCGTATACGGCCGCGTGGCGGATCTCGACGCGGTCCTGGACACCTGGCTCGCCGCGCACCCGGACGGGATCGCATGCGTCATCGGCGATCCGGCGTTCCGGGCGAGGCCCCGGGTGCGGTCGCTGACGCCGGAGCTGGCGAAGGGGCTGGAGTTCGACCTGGTGGTGCTGGTGGAGCCGGAGGCGTTCGGGGCTGGTGTGGCGGGCGCGGTCGACCGGTATGTGGCGATGACGCGGGCGACTCAGGAGCTGGTCGTCCTGACCGGCTCCTGA
- a CDS encoding aldo/keto reductase, translating into MPFTALATATTPTAHIGLGLAAVGRPGYINLHRDRDFPDGRDADALRARTHELLDAAYAQGVRYVDTARSYGRAEEFLGEWLDARPSFTDLVVGSKWGYTYTADWRTDAGTHEVKDHSLATFERQRAETRELLGDRLDLYQIHSLTPDSPALADKELHERLAALAADGVAIGFSTSGPAQADAIRAALALTVDGDPLFRTVQATYNALETSAAPALAEAHDAGLTVIVKEGMANGRLAGDEAPAVFQEIAADAGVGGDAVALALVLHQPWAGVVLSGAATATQLAGNLHAPVVDLDEEQRARLDALVEEPESYWRHRAALPWH; encoded by the coding sequence ATGCCCTTCACCGCCCTGGCCACCGCGACGACCCCGACCGCCCACATCGGACTGGGTCTCGCAGCCGTCGGGAGGCCCGGATACATCAACCTCCACCGCGACCGGGACTTTCCCGACGGCCGGGACGCCGATGCCCTGCGCGCCCGTACGCACGAACTGCTGGACGCGGCGTACGCGCAGGGCGTCCGGTACGTCGACACCGCCCGCTCCTACGGCCGCGCCGAGGAGTTCCTCGGCGAGTGGCTGGACGCCCGGCCCTCCTTCACCGACCTCGTCGTCGGCTCCAAGTGGGGGTACACCTACACCGCCGACTGGCGCACCGACGCCGGGACCCACGAGGTCAAGGACCACAGCCTCGCCACCTTCGAGCGCCAGCGCGCCGAGACCCGCGAACTCCTCGGCGACCGGCTCGACCTCTACCAGATCCACTCCCTCACCCCTGACAGCCCGGCCCTCGCCGACAAGGAGCTCCACGAGCGGCTCGCCGCCCTGGCCGCCGACGGGGTCGCCATCGGCTTCTCCACCAGCGGACCCGCCCAGGCCGACGCCATCCGGGCCGCCCTCGCGCTCACGGTCGACGGCGACCCCCTCTTCCGTACCGTCCAGGCCACCTACAACGCCCTGGAGACCTCCGCCGCGCCCGCCCTCGCCGAGGCCCATGACGCCGGGCTCACCGTGATCGTCAAGGAGGGCATGGCCAACGGGCGCCTGGCCGGGGACGAGGCGCCCGCCGTGTTCCAGGAGATCGCCGCCGACGCGGGGGTGGGCGGCGACGCGGTGGCCCTGGCGCTCGTCCTGCACCAGCCGTGGGCCGGGGTCGTCCTCTCCGGCGCCGCCACCGCCACCCAGCTCGCCGGAAATCTGCACGCCCCCGTCGTCGACCTGGACGAGGAGCAGCGGGCCCGGCTGGACGCCCTGGTGGAGGAGCCGGAGTCGTACTGGCGCCACCGGGCCGCCCTGCCCTGGCACTGA
- a CDS encoding argininosuccinate lyase produces the protein MSSNNGDVRLWGARFADGPAEALARLSASVHFDWRLAPYDIAGSRAHARVLNKAGLLTEDELTRMLAGLDQLEADVADGSFTGTIADEDVHTALERGLLERLGPDLGGKLRAGRSRNDQIATLFRMYLRDHARIIGGLIADLQGALVGLAEAHPDVAMPGRTHLQHAQPVLFAHHVLAHVQSLSRDAERLRQWDERTAVSPYGSGALAGSSLGLDPEAVAADLGFEHGSVGNSIDGTASRDFVAEFAFITAMIGVNLSRIAEEVIIWNTKEFSFVTLHDAFSTGSSIMPQKKNPDIAELARGKSGRLIGNLTGLLATLKALPLAYNRDLQEDKEPVFDSCDQLEVLLPAFTGMMATLTVNRERMEELAPAGFSLATDIAEWLVRQGVPFRVAHEVAGACVKECEQHGIELDELTDEQFAKISGHLTPEVRTVLNVRGALASRDGRGGTAPSAVAVQLAEVKKDLEAQQAWADARR, from the coding sequence GTGAGCAGCAACAACGGTGACGTCCGGCTCTGGGGCGCGCGTTTCGCCGACGGACCGGCCGAGGCGCTGGCCAGGCTGTCGGCCTCCGTCCACTTCGACTGGCGGCTCGCGCCGTACGACATCGCCGGCTCCCGCGCCCACGCGCGCGTCCTGAACAAGGCGGGCCTGCTCACCGAGGACGAGCTGACCCGGATGCTCGCCGGGCTCGACCAGCTCGAAGCCGATGTCGCCGACGGCTCCTTCACCGGGACCATCGCCGACGAGGACGTCCACACCGCTCTGGAGCGCGGGCTCCTGGAGCGGCTCGGCCCCGACCTCGGCGGCAAGCTGCGGGCCGGGCGCTCGCGCAACGACCAGATCGCCACCCTCTTCCGGATGTACCTGCGCGACCACGCCCGGATCATCGGCGGCCTCATCGCCGACCTCCAGGGCGCCCTGGTCGGCCTCGCCGAGGCCCACCCGGACGTGGCGATGCCCGGCCGCACCCACCTCCAGCACGCCCAGCCGGTCCTCTTCGCCCACCATGTGCTCGCCCACGTCCAGTCCCTGTCCCGGGACGCCGAGCGGCTGCGCCAGTGGGACGAGCGCACGGCCGTCTCCCCGTACGGCTCCGGCGCCCTCGCCGGGTCCTCGCTCGGGCTGGACCCGGAGGCGGTCGCCGCCGACCTCGGCTTCGAGCACGGTTCGGTCGGCAACTCCATCGACGGCACCGCCTCGCGGGACTTCGTCGCGGAGTTCGCGTTCATCACCGCGATGATCGGCGTCAACCTCTCCCGGATCGCTGAGGAGGTCATCATCTGGAACACGAAGGAGTTCTCCTTCGTCACCCTCCACGACGCCTTCTCGACCGGCTCCTCGATCATGCCGCAGAAGAAGAACCCGGACATCGCGGAGCTGGCCCGGGGCAAGTCCGGCCGCCTCATCGGCAACCTCACCGGCCTGCTCGCCACGTTGAAGGCGCTCCCGCTCGCGTACAACCGCGACCTCCAGGAGGACAAGGAGCCCGTCTTCGACTCCTGCGACCAGCTCGAAGTCCTGCTCCCCGCCTTCACCGGCATGATGGCCACCCTCACCGTCAACCGTGAGCGCATGGAGGAGCTGGCCCCGGCCGGGTTCTCGCTCGCCACCGACATCGCGGAGTGGCTGGTCCGGCAGGGCGTGCCCTTCCGGGTCGCGCACGAGGTCGCGGGCGCCTGCGTCAAGGAGTGCGAGCAGCACGGCATCGAGCTGGACGAGCTCACCGACGAGCAGTTCGCGAAGATCTCCGGGCACCTCACCCCGGAGGTCCGCACGGTGCTCAACGTGCGCGGCGCCCTCGCCTCCCGCGACGGCCGGGGCGGCACGGCCCCCTCCGCCGTCGCCGTCCAGCTCGCCGAGGTGAAGAAGGACCTGGAGGCCCAGCAGGCGTGGGCCGACGCCCGCCGGTAG
- a CDS encoding argininosuccinate synthase, translating to MAERVVLAYSGGLDTSVAIGWIAEETGAEVIAVAVDVGQGGEDLDVIRKRALACGAVEAEVADARDEFAEEYCLPAVKANALYMDRYPLVSALSRPAIVKHLVAAAEKHGAGTVAHGCTGKGNDQVRFEAGISALGPDLKCIAPVRDYAMTRDRAIAFCEEKNLPIATTKKSPYSIDQNVFGRAVETGFLEDIWNAPIEDIYEYTANPATPREADEVVISFRAGVPVAIDGRPVTVLQAIQQLNERAGAQGIGRIDIVEDRLVGIKSREVYEAPGAIALITAHQELENVTVERELARYKRQVEQRWGEIVYDGLWFSPLKRALDGFIEEANQHVTGDIRMTLHAGRAVVTGRRSEESLYDFNLATYDSGDTFDQSKAQGFIEIFGLSSKIAARRDLQA from the coding sequence GTGGCCGAGCGCGTCGTACTCGCCTACTCGGGCGGTCTTGACACCTCCGTCGCCATCGGCTGGATCGCCGAGGAGACAGGCGCCGAGGTCATCGCCGTCGCCGTGGACGTCGGCCAGGGCGGCGAGGACCTGGACGTCATCCGCAAGCGCGCGCTCGCCTGCGGTGCCGTCGAGGCCGAGGTCGCGGATGCCCGGGACGAGTTCGCCGAGGAGTACTGCCTCCCGGCGGTCAAGGCCAACGCCCTCTACATGGACCGCTATCCGCTGGTGTCGGCCCTCTCCCGCCCGGCGATCGTCAAGCACCTCGTCGCCGCCGCCGAGAAGCACGGCGCCGGGACCGTCGCCCACGGCTGCACCGGCAAGGGCAACGACCAGGTCCGCTTCGAGGCCGGTATCTCCGCGCTCGGCCCCGACCTGAAGTGCATCGCCCCGGTCCGCGACTACGCGATGACCCGGGACAGGGCCATCGCCTTCTGCGAGGAGAAGAACCTCCCGATCGCCACCACCAAGAAGTCCCCGTACTCCATCGACCAGAACGTCTTCGGGCGCGCCGTCGAGACGGGCTTCCTGGAGGACATCTGGAACGCGCCGATCGAGGACATCTACGAGTACACCGCGAACCCCGCCACCCCGCGCGAGGCCGACGAGGTCGTCATCTCCTTCAGGGCGGGCGTGCCCGTCGCGATCGACGGCCGCCCCGTCACCGTCCTCCAGGCGATCCAGCAGCTCAACGAGCGGGCCGGAGCGCAGGGCATCGGCCGGATCGACATCGTCGAGGACCGGCTCGTCGGCATCAAGTCCCGCGAGGTGTACGAGGCACCCGGCGCGATCGCGCTGATCACCGCCCACCAGGAGCTGGAGAACGTCACCGTCGAGCGCGAACTGGCCCGCTACAAGCGGCAGGTCGAGCAGCGCTGGGGCGAGATCGTCTATGACGGTCTCTGGTTCTCCCCGCTCAAGCGGGCCCTGGACGGCTTCATCGAGGAGGCCAACCAGCACGTCACCGGCGACATCCGGATGACCCTGCACGCGGGCCGCGCCGTCGTCACCGGCCGGAGGTCCGAGGAGTCGCTGTACGACTTCAACCTCGCCACCTACGACTCGGGCGACACCTTCGACCAGTCCAAGGCGCAGGGCTTCATCGAGATCTTCGGCCTCTCCTCGAAGATCGCGGCCAGGCGCGATCTCCAGGCATAG
- a CDS encoding arginine repressor: protein MTEAQETEHGGPSVPQTRTARHRRIVDILNRQPVRSQSQLAKLLADDGLSVTQATLSRDLDELGAVKIRNTGGELIYAVPSEGGFRTPQAPLGGSAKEERMRRLSAELLISAEASANLVVLRTPPGAAQFLASAIDQAELHDILGTIAGDDTLMLISRDANGGQALADHLLRLAQNDR, encoded by the coding sequence ATGACCGAGGCGCAGGAGACCGAGCACGGCGGACCGTCCGTGCCGCAGACCCGCACCGCCCGCCACCGCCGGATCGTGGACATCCTGAACCGGCAGCCGGTCCGCTCGCAGAGCCAGCTGGCCAAGCTCCTCGCGGACGACGGGCTGAGCGTCACCCAGGCGACGCTCTCCCGCGACCTCGACGAGCTGGGCGCGGTGAAGATCCGCAACACCGGCGGCGAGCTGATCTACGCGGTGCCCAGCGAGGGCGGCTTCCGCACCCCGCAGGCCCCGCTGGGCGGCTCGGCCAAGGAGGAGCGGATGCGCAGGCTCTCGGCCGAACTGCTGATCTCGGCCGAGGCGTCGGCCAACCTGGTGGTGCTGCGTACACCGCCGGGTGCCGCCCAGTTCCTCGCCTCGGCCATCGACCAGGCCGAACTGCACGACATCCTCGGCACCATCGCGGGCGACGACACGCTGATGCTCATCAGCCGCGACGCGAACGGCGGCCAGGCGCTCGCCGACCATCTGCTGAGGCTCGCTCAGAACGACCGCTGA
- a CDS encoding acetylornithine aminotransferase has product MTGTAGLTSRWQGALMDNYGTPRLPLVRGEGAHVWAEDGTRYLDFVGGIAVNALGHAHPAVVAAVSTQIASLGHVSNLFIAEPPVALAERLLQLFGRPGRVFFANSGAEANEAAFKIGRLTGRTHMVATDGGFHGRTMGALALTGQPGKQEPFRPLPGDVTHVPYGDVDALRAAVTTGTALVVIEPIQGENGVVVPPKGYLEAAREITRATGTLLVLDEVQTGIGRCGQWFEHQAHQGVEPDIVTLAKGLGGGLPIGAAVAFGPAADLLKPGHHGTTFGGNPVACAAGLAVIDTLAADGALDEVKRLGEKIRDGVEALGHPLVSHVRGSGLLLGIVLTGPLAPQVQQAAQGAGLLVNAPAPDVVRLMPPLIIGDAEVDAFLEILPGALDAAHGDGRSGA; this is encoded by the coding sequence ATGACCGGGACCGCAGGACTCACCTCGCGCTGGCAGGGCGCGCTGATGGACAACTACGGCACCCCCCGCCTGCCCCTCGTCCGCGGCGAGGGCGCCCACGTCTGGGCCGAGGACGGCACCCGCTACCTCGACTTCGTCGGCGGCATCGCGGTCAACGCCCTCGGCCACGCCCACCCCGCCGTCGTGGCGGCCGTCTCCACCCAGATCGCCTCCCTCGGCCACGTATCGAACCTGTTCATCGCGGAGCCGCCCGTCGCGCTCGCGGAGCGGCTGCTCCAGCTGTTCGGCCGCCCGGGCCGGGTCTTCTTCGCCAACTCCGGCGCCGAGGCCAACGAAGCCGCCTTCAAGATCGGCCGGCTCACCGGGCGCACCCATATGGTCGCCACCGACGGCGGGTTCCACGGCCGGACGATGGGCGCGCTCGCGCTGACCGGCCAGCCCGGCAAGCAGGAGCCCTTCCGCCCGCTCCCCGGTGATGTCACCCATGTCCCCTACGGGGACGTGGACGCCCTGCGCGCGGCCGTCACCACCGGCACCGCCCTGGTCGTCATCGAGCCGATCCAGGGCGAGAACGGTGTCGTCGTGCCGCCCAAGGGCTATCTGGAGGCCGCCCGGGAGATCACCCGGGCCACGGGGACGCTCCTCGTCCTCGACGAGGTGCAGACCGGGATCGGCCGCTGCGGCCAGTGGTTCGAGCACCAGGCCCACCAGGGCGTCGAGCCGGACATCGTCACCCTCGCCAAGGGGCTCGGCGGCGGGCTGCCGATCGGCGCGGCCGTCGCGTTCGGCCCGGCGGCCGACCTGCTGAAGCCCGGTCACCACGGCACCACGTTCGGCGGCAACCCGGTCGCCTGCGCCGCCGGACTCGCCGTCATCGACACGCTCGCGGCCGACGGCGCGCTCGACGAGGTCAAGCGGCTCGGCGAGAAGATCCGCGACGGAGTCGAGGCGCTGGGACACCCCCTGGTCTCCCACGTCCGCGGCAGTGGCCTGCTGCTGGGTATCGTGCTCACCGGACCCCTCGCACCGCAGGTGCAGCAGGCGGCCCAGGGAGCCGGCCTCCTGGTGAACGCGCCCGCCCCCGATGTCGTACGGCTCATGCCGCCGCTGATCATCGGTGACGCGGAGGTGGACGCGTTCCTGGAGATCCTGCCGGGCGCTCTCGACGCGGCACACGGGGACGGACGATCCGGAGCATGA
- a CDS encoding acetylglutamate kinase, with protein sequence MSAARKHTALPKAQTLIEALPWLTRHHGKTVVIKFGGNAMVDEELKAAFAQDVVFLRHAGLKPVVVHGGGPQINAQLDKQGLVSEFKAGLRVTTPEAMDVVRMVLAGQVQRELVGLLNQHGPLAVGMTGEDAHTITATQHRPTIDGESVDIGRVGEITAIDTGAIQALLDDGRIPVVSSIARSADDHHVYNVNADTAAAALAAALDAETLMVLTDVEGLYEDWPNSDDVISRLTASQLEKLLPELSSGMVPKMQGCLHAVRNGVETARVIDGRVQHSILLEIFTDEGIGTMVVPDAPIDVHTGPHQGES encoded by the coding sequence ATGAGCGCCGCGCGGAAACACACCGCCCTCCCGAAGGCGCAGACCCTCATCGAGGCGCTGCCCTGGCTGACCCGGCACCACGGCAAGACGGTCGTCATCAAGTTCGGCGGCAACGCCATGGTCGACGAGGAGCTGAAGGCCGCCTTCGCCCAGGACGTCGTCTTCCTGCGGCACGCCGGACTCAAGCCCGTCGTCGTGCACGGCGGCGGCCCGCAGATCAACGCCCAGCTCGACAAACAGGGCCTGGTCAGCGAGTTCAAGGCCGGGCTGCGCGTCACCACGCCCGAGGCGATGGACGTCGTACGGATGGTCCTCGCCGGGCAGGTCCAGCGCGAACTGGTCGGCCTCCTCAACCAGCACGGTCCCCTCGCCGTCGGCATGACCGGCGAGGACGCCCACACCATCACCGCCACCCAGCACCGGCCCACCATCGACGGCGAGTCCGTCGACATCGGCCGGGTCGGCGAGATCACCGCGATCGACACCGGGGCCATCCAGGCGCTGCTGGACGACGGCCGCATCCCGGTCGTCTCCTCCATCGCCCGCTCCGCCGACGACCACCACGTCTACAACGTCAACGCCGACACCGCGGCCGCCGCGCTCGCCGCCGCCCTGGACGCCGAGACGCTGATGGTCCTCACCGATGTCGAGGGGCTCTACGAGGACTGGCCCAACAGCGACGACGTGATCAGCCGCCTCACCGCGAGCCAGCTGGAGAAGCTGCTGCCCGAACTGTCCAGCGGCATGGTGCCCAAGATGCAGGGCTGCCTCCACGCCGTGCGCAACGGTGTCGAGACCGCCCGCGTCATCGACGGCCGGGTCCAGCACTCGATCCTGCTGGAGATCTTCACCGACGAGGGCATCGGCACGATGGTCGTGCCGGACGCCCCCATCGACGTACACACAGGGCCTCACCAGGGGGAATCATGA
- a CDS encoding bifunctional ornithine acetyltransferase/N-acetylglutamate synthase: protein MSVTAAQGFSAAGIAAGIKESGSPDLALVVNHGPRRAAAGVFTSNRVKAAPVLWSEQVLKGGEVTAVVLNSGGANACTGPKGFQDTHATAEKVAEVLEGHSAGEVAVASTGLIGIPLPMDKLLPGIEQAAAALSEHGGEKAAIAIKTTDTVHKTAVAGGEGWTVGGMAKGAGMLAPGLATMLVVLTTDADVPAPQLDAALRDATRTTFDRVDSDGCMSTNDTVLLLASGACGITPEQDAFAEAVRAVCDDLARQLIGDAEGSSKDIRIEVTNAATEDDAVEVGRSIARNNLLKCAIHGEDPNWGRVLSAIGTTRAAFEPDQLNVAINDVWVCKNGRVGEDRDLVDMRYREVRITADLAAGTESAVIWANDLTAEYVHENSAYSS, encoded by the coding sequence GTGAGCGTCACGGCAGCACAGGGATTCTCGGCGGCGGGCATCGCCGCCGGAATCAAGGAGAGCGGAAGCCCGGACCTGGCCCTCGTGGTCAACCACGGGCCCCGCCGCGCCGCCGCGGGCGTCTTCACCTCCAACCGCGTCAAGGCCGCCCCCGTGCTCTGGTCGGAGCAGGTCCTCAAGGGCGGCGAGGTCACCGCCGTCGTCCTCAACTCCGGCGGCGCCAACGCCTGTACGGGCCCCAAGGGGTTCCAGGACACCCACGCCACCGCCGAGAAGGTCGCCGAGGTCCTGGAGGGCCACAGCGCGGGCGAGGTCGCCGTCGCCTCCACCGGGCTCATCGGCATCCCGCTCCCCATGGACAAGCTGCTCCCCGGCATCGAGCAGGCCGCCGCCGCCCTCAGCGAACACGGCGGCGAGAAGGCCGCCATCGCCATCAAGACCACCGACACCGTCCACAAGACGGCCGTCGCGGGCGGCGAGGGCTGGACCGTCGGCGGCATGGCCAAGGGCGCGGGCATGCTCGCCCCGGGCCTCGCCACCATGCTCGTCGTCCTCACCACCGACGCCGATGTGCCCGCCCCCCAGCTGGACGCCGCCCTCCGCGACGCCACCCGGACCACCTTCGACCGGGTCGACTCCGACGGCTGCATGTCCACCAACGACACCGTGCTGCTCCTCGCCTCCGGCGCCTGCGGCATCACCCCGGAGCAGGACGCGTTCGCCGAAGCCGTACGGGCCGTCTGCGACGACCTGGCCCGGCAGCTCATCGGGGACGCCGAGGGCTCCTCCAAGGACATCCGGATCGAGGTGACCAACGCGGCCACCGAGGACGACGCCGTCGAGGTCGGCCGGTCCATCGCCCGTAACAACCTCCTCAAGTGCGCGATCCACGGCGAGGACCCCAACTGGGGCCGCGTCCTCTCCGCGATCGGCACGACGCGGGCCGCCTTCGAACCGGACCAGCTCAACGTCGCCATCAACGACGTCTGGGTCTGCAAGAACGGCCGCGTCGGCGAGGACCGCGACCTCGTCGACATGCGCTACCGGGAGGTCAGGATCACCGCCGACCTCGCCGCGGGCACCGAGTCGGCCGTCATCTGGGCCAACGACCTCACCGCGGAGTACGTCCACGAGAACAGCGCGTACAGCTCATGA
- a CDS encoding N-acetyl-gamma-glutamyl-phosphate reductase, translating into MVVRAAVAGASGYAGGELLRLLLVHPEVEIGALTGHSNAGQALGPLQPHLRPLADRVLEPTAAEVLAGHDVVFLALPHGQSAAVAEQLGDEVLVVDMGADFRLKDAGDWEKFYGSPHAGTWPYGLPELPGGRAALAGVKRIAVPGCYPTAVSLALFPAYAASLAEPEAVIVAASGTSGAGKAAKPHLLGSEVMGNMTPYGVGGGHRHTPEMIQNLSAAAGQPVTVSFTPTLAPMPRGILATCSAKAKPGVSAEGLRAVYEKAFADEPFVDLLPEGQWPATASVYGSNAVQVQVAYDPAAGRIIVVTAIDNLTKGTAGGALQSMNIALGLPEDTGLSTIGVAP; encoded by the coding sequence ATGGTGGTACGCGCAGCGGTGGCAGGGGCGAGCGGATACGCCGGTGGTGAGCTGCTCCGACTCCTCCTCGTCCACCCCGAGGTCGAGATCGGCGCCCTCACCGGACACTCCAACGCCGGACAGGCCCTCGGCCCGCTCCAGCCGCACCTGCGGCCGCTGGCCGACCGGGTGCTGGAGCCGACCGCCGCCGAGGTCCTCGCCGGGCACGACGTCGTCTTCCTGGCGCTGCCGCACGGGCAGTCCGCCGCCGTCGCCGAGCAGCTCGGGGACGAGGTGCTCGTGGTCGACATGGGGGCCGACTTCCGGCTCAAGGACGCGGGGGACTGGGAGAAGTTCTACGGCTCCCCGCACGCCGGGACCTGGCCCTACGGGCTGCCCGAGCTGCCGGGCGGGCGGGCCGCGCTCGCCGGGGTGAAGCGGATCGCCGTGCCCGGGTGCTACCCGACCGCCGTCTCCCTCGCGCTCTTCCCGGCGTACGCGGCCTCCCTCGCCGAGCCGGAGGCCGTGATCGTCGCCGCGTCCGGCACCTCCGGGGCGGGCAAGGCGGCCAAGCCGCATCTCCTCGGCTCCGAGGTGATGGGGAACATGACCCCGTACGGCGTCGGCGGCGGGCACCGCCACACGCCCGAGATGATCCAGAACCTCAGCGCCGCCGCCGGGCAGCCCGTCACCGTCTCCTTCACGCCCACCCTCGCCCCCATGCCGCGCGGCATCCTCGCCACGTGCAGCGCGAAGGCGAAGCCGGGCGTGAGCGCCGAGGGGCTGCGGGCGGTGTACGAGAAGGCGTTCGCGGACGAGCCGTTCGTCGACCTCCTGCCCGAGGGACAGTGGCCCGCCACCGCCTCGGTGTACGGCTCCAACGCCGTACAGGTCCAGGTCGCGTACGACCCCGCCGCCGGGCGGATCATCGTCGTCACCGCCATCGACAACCTCACCAAGGGCACCGCGGGCGGCGCCCTCCAGAGCATGAACATCGCCCTCGGGCTCCCCGAGGACACAGGTCTTTCGACGATCGGAGTCGCACCGTGA